The Medicago truncatula cultivar Jemalong A17 chromosome 4, MtrunA17r5.0-ANR, whole genome shotgun sequence genome includes a region encoding these proteins:
- the LOC112421113 gene encoding disease resistance protein RPP4 — MELTIYTVKELDESESLELFNSGAFKLATNPKRKIYDVYLSFYDEDSRSFVLSIYTALTSKPGVVVFWEDQWFGSEDRSSKQPSNSALNVIEDCEIAVIIFSKNYTKSRWCLQELEKITQCCQRTTDGLIFLSVFYDDVYSSDKRLWVRRDIFGEDFVDRISIEKETCSEDEDKFMTWVAAVTNEASKYDELYSLHCRHNSHEHESELIKIVVTRMMSKKRYQFKESIHSHAQDVIQLLKQSRSPLLLGMWGMSGISKSTIAQAIFNQIGPYFEHKCNIDNVGEAWEQDNGQVSLQDELLCFIGGATEIKIPSVESGRIILKERLQHKRVLLLLYNVDKLEQLKALCGSRDWFGPGRKIIITTSNRHLLKEHGVDHIHRVKELDNKFG, encoded by the exons ATGGAGTTGACCATATACACAGTGAAAGAACTAGACGAAAGTGAATCGCTTGAACTTTTTAATTCAGGTGCATTCAAGCTAGCTACTAATCCAAAGAGGAAGATATACGACGTGTACCTGAGTTTCTATGACGAAGACTCGCGTTCTTTTGTTTTGAGTATATATACAGCTCTTACTTCAAAGCCTGGGGTTGTTGTTTTCTGGGAGGATCAATGGTTTGGAAGTGAAGATCGGTCATCAAAACAACCTTCTAATTCAGCGCTGAATGTTATAGAAGATTGCGAGATTGCTGTGATCATATTTTCAAAGAATTATACTAAATCAAGATGGTGTCTTCAAGAATTGGAGAAAATAACCCAGTGTTGCCAAAGAACCACAGATGGTCTCATTTTTCTGTCTGTGTTCTATGATGATGTCTATTCATCCGACAAAAGATTGTGGGTCCGACGAGATATCTTTGGAGAGGATTTTGTAGACAGAATCTCGATCGAGAAGGAAACATGTTCTGAAGACGAAGACAAGTTCATGACTTGGGTAGCAGCAGTCACTAATGAAGCTTCCAAATATGATGAATTATATTCTTTACATTGCAGACATAACTCACATGA GCACGAAAgtgaattaattaagattgtagTTACTCGTATGATGAGCAAGAAGAGATACCAGTTCAAAGAGAGCATACATTCTCATGCGCAAGATGTGATTCAACTATTGAAACAATCAAGATCTCCTCTCCTGCTAGGGATGTGGGGGATGTCAGGGATTAGTAAATCAACCATTGCCCAAGCCATTTTTAATCAGATTGGTCCCTATTTTGAGCACAAGTGCAACATCGATAACGTTGGGGAAGCTTGGGAACAAGATAATGGTCAAGTTTCTTTGCAAGATGAACTTCTTTGTTTTATTGGCGGAGCAACTGAAATAAAAATACCTTCAGTTGAATCAGgaagaattattttaaaagaaagacTTCAACATAAAAGGGTACTTCTTCTACTTTACAATGTTGACAAATTGGAGCAACTAAAGGCTTTGTGTGGAAGTCGGGATTGGTTTGGCCCAGGCAGAAAAATAATCATCACAACAAGCAATAGACATCTGCTCAAGGAGCATGGAGTTGACCATATACATAGAGTGAAAGAACTAGACAATAAATTCGGGTGA